A single genomic interval of Spirosoma taeanense harbors:
- a CDS encoding ferritin-like domain-containing protein, which yields MNLQNIISELEKVDGEVYDRLKHVSRRHLFSMFGRKAAAVAAPTVLASALTKAYGEVPDPVIADVLNFALTLEYLEAEFYNVGMDMPGLIPAGAPRVVFTQIRMHENAHVNLLKSVLGSQAVAKPRFDFTAKGTYPDVFKNYNTFLTLSQAFEDTGVRAYKGQAPKLMSSDPILTTALQIHSVEARHAARVREMRGMKGWITGNMSAGVPPAVYAGDEAIRHLEISALIPGVPYENSTEAWDEPLSKEDVLKIVMPFLM from the coding sequence ATGAACTTACAAAATATAATTTCTGAACTTGAAAAAGTAGACGGCGAAGTATACGACCGTCTGAAACATGTATCCCGCCGTCACCTGTTCAGCATGTTTGGTCGGAAAGCGGCTGCCGTTGCAGCGCCCACCGTGCTGGCATCGGCGTTGACTAAAGCGTATGGTGAGGTGCCAGACCCGGTAATTGCAGACGTTCTGAACTTTGCGCTGACGCTGGAATATCTCGAAGCCGAATTTTATAATGTTGGCATGGATATGCCGGGGCTGATTCCGGCTGGAGCGCCCCGGGTTGTGTTTACCCAGATCCGGATGCACGAAAATGCCCACGTAAATCTGCTGAAGTCGGTACTGGGAAGTCAGGCTGTTGCAAAACCCCGGTTCGACTTTACGGCAAAAGGAACCTACCCCGACGTATTTAAAAACTATAACACCTTCCTGACGCTTTCGCAGGCGTTTGAAGACACCGGCGTTCGGGCTTATAAAGGCCAGGCACCGAAGCTGATGAGCAGCGATCCAATCCTGACAACAGCCCTGCAGATTCACTCCGTCGAGGCTCGTCACGCGGCTCGGGTGCGTGAAATGCGCGGCATGAAAGGCTGGATAACCGGTAACATGAGCGCAGGGGTACCACCCGCTGTTTATGCAGGTGACGAAGCTATCAGGCATCTGGAGATTTCGGCGCTTATTCCCGGCGTTCCTTACGAGAATTCAACTGAAGCCTGGGATGAGCCGCTCTCAAAAGAAGATGTGTTGAAAATCGTTATGCCATTCCTGATGTAA
- a CDS encoding DUF4394 domain-containing protein — protein sequence MLYMHKLRYVAGLLAIGSLLTLNACRETQQQLSPQNIGGNANARLSADFMFYVLTDNNQLLRLNTQNPAMTQATINVTGLPTNERLVGIDFRPATGQLYGVSSGSRLYMINLNSGVATALGAGPFSPAISGNAVGFDFNPTVDRIRLVTNQGQDLRLNPETGTVAAVDGTINGAPNAAITGVAYTNNRAGVTTTTLYDIDPITDKLYRQDPPNNGTLAEVGPLGIDIAGTGSFDITPDGNAIATLIQGITQGLYQINLTTGQAERLGNLPGQSIVGLAVPTEAVAYAVNGANSLYIFNPQTGGNLATKTITGLQSGETIYGLDFRPANGQLYALGSTSRLYTINTSNGMATAVGSGPFSPALPAGGGDFGFDFNPTVDRIRVVSNAGLNLRLNPNDGTVSATDGSLAFSPANPSTIPPNVTASAYVNNIAGAATTTLFGIDTRTGSAMLYQQNPPNAGTLVAVGSLGIEIEGANGFDVGGASNMAYALLRSGGSTRVYSINLASGAATPGATFPVNTPVRGFALGLGF from the coding sequence ATGCTCTACATGCACAAACTTCGTTACGTTGCGGGTCTGCTGGCGATTGGTTCGCTGCTGACGCTCAATGCCTGCCGGGAGACTCAGCAACAACTGAGCCCGCAGAATATCGGCGGAAACGCGAACGCTCGCCTATCCGCCGATTTCATGTTTTACGTTCTGACGGATAACAATCAGTTGTTGAGGTTAAACACGCAGAACCCGGCCATGACCCAGGCAACCATCAATGTTACGGGTCTGCCGACCAATGAGCGGCTGGTGGGCATCGATTTCCGGCCCGCAACCGGGCAGCTTTACGGCGTGAGCAGCGGCAGCCGCCTGTATATGATCAATCTCAACAGTGGCGTGGCTACGGCTTTAGGCGCAGGTCCATTTTCCCCGGCTATTTCGGGCAATGCGGTCGGCTTTGATTTTAACCCCACCGTTGACCGCATTCGTCTGGTTACTAATCAGGGACAGGATCTGCGGCTGAATCCTGAAACCGGAACCGTTGCCGCCGTTGACGGCACCATTAACGGCGCCCCGAATGCGGCCATTACGGGGGTGGCTTATACGAACAACCGCGCCGGTGTTACAACCACGACCCTATACGATATTGATCCGATTACAGATAAACTTTACCGGCAGGACCCGCCCAACAACGGCACACTGGCCGAAGTTGGGCCACTGGGCATAGACATTGCCGGCACGGGCAGTTTCGACATTACACCCGACGGTAACGCGATTGCTACGCTCATCCAGGGTATTACGCAGGGTTTGTATCAGATCAATCTGACAACCGGTCAGGCCGAGCGTTTGGGTAACTTACCAGGCCAAAGCATCGTCGGGCTGGCGGTTCCAACCGAAGCCGTAGCCTACGCAGTTAACGGAGCGAATAGCCTGTATATTTTCAACCCGCAAACGGGAGGCAACCTCGCCACCAAGACAATTACAGGTTTGCAAAGTGGCGAAACGATTTATGGCCTTGATTTTCGCCCGGCTAACGGACAGCTTTATGCCCTGGGCAGTACCAGCCGTCTATACACCATCAACACCTCGAACGGGATGGCTACGGCTGTTGGCTCGGGACCCTTCTCGCCCGCTCTGCCTGCTGGCGGTGGCGACTTTGGCTTTGATTTTAACCCAACCGTCGACCGCATTCGGGTTGTCAGCAATGCCGGTCTGAACCTGCGGCTGAATCCGAACGACGGTACCGTATCGGCTACGGACGGCTCGCTGGCCTTCTCCCCGGCGAACCCCAGCACGATTCCGCCGAACGTAACGGCTTCGGCTTATGTCAACAACATTGCCGGCGCAGCGACAACGACACTCTTCGGAATCGATACCCGTACGGGCAGCGCTATGCTCTATCAGCAGAATCCGCCCAATGCGGGTACGCTGGTAGCCGTAGGCTCGCTTGGAATTGAAATTGAAGGGGCCAACGGGTTCGACGTGGGTGGCGCCAGTAATATGGCGTATGCCCTTCTACGGTCGGGGGGATCGACGCGAGTTTATTCTATTAACCTGGCCAGTGGAGCCGCTACGCCGGGAGCTACCTTTCCGGTTAATACGCCGGTTCGTGGGTTTGCACTCGGTTTAGGCTTCTAA
- the carB gene encoding carbamoyl-phosphate synthase large subunit, with the protein MPKNASIRSVLIIGSGPIIIGQACEFDYSGSQAARSLREEGIEVALINSNPATIMTDPINADHVYLLPLEKKSIVKILETHREMGRPIDAVLPTMGGQTALNLAIDCDKAGVWEKYGVQIIGVDIRAIETTEDREKFRLLMLELGAGVCKGRTARSFLEGKEIAQEIGFPLVIRPSFTLGGTGGGFVNTPEEFDKALTHGLHASPVHEVLVEQSVMGWKEYELELLRDGNGNFIIVCSIENFDPMGVHTGDSITVAPAMTLPDTLYQQMRDLAIRVMTGIGQFAGGCNIQFSVNPQTDDIIVIEVNPRVSRSSALASKATGYPIAKIAAKMAIGYNLDELTNPITGTTSAFFEPAIDYVIVKVPRWNFDKFPGADRSLGLQMKSVGEAMGIGRNFQEALQKACQSLEIRRNGLGADGRELTDRTALTNSLQHPSWNRLFHIYDAFKAGMSFRTIQQLTKIDPWFLHQIEELIELEREIEQYDLDDLPPELLRTAKQKGYADRQLAHLLSVKESKIYEYRQKHNIRRVYKCVDTCAAEFEARTPYYYSTFNSEPPIATAPGVPVSDLPGNESVRSNRPKIVVLGSGPNRIGQGIEFDYSCVHGVLAAKEAGYETIMINCNPETVSTDPDIADKLYFEPVFWEHVHAIIMHEQPVGVIVQLGGQTALKMAEKLTRYGVKIIGTSWEALDLAEDRGHFSALLRDLDIPYPKFGTVREAEAALELSRELGFPLLVRPSYVLGGQNMKIVINENELEQHVMKILQDIPDNNILLDHFLENAIEAEADAICDGEDVHIIGIMEHIEPAGIHSGDSYAVLPPFDLSENVIRQIEEHTRKIAVALKTVGLINIQFAIKNEVVYIIEANPRASRTVPFICKAYQEPYVNYATKVMLGDKKVKDFDFKPVKKGYAIKIPVFSFNKFPNVNKELGPEMKSTGEGIYFIDDLTDDFFQKVYSERNLYLSR; encoded by the coding sequence ATGCCCAAAAACGCCAGTATCCGCTCAGTACTCATTATCGGCTCCGGCCCCATTATCATTGGCCAGGCCTGTGAGTTCGATTACTCCGGTTCGCAGGCCGCCCGCTCGCTTCGTGAAGAAGGAATCGAAGTAGCACTGATCAACTCCAACCCGGCTACGATCATGACCGATCCGATAAACGCCGACCACGTTTATCTGTTGCCGCTGGAGAAAAAATCCATCGTTAAGATTCTGGAAACGCATCGGGAGATGGGCCGGCCCATTGACGCCGTCCTGCCGACGATGGGCGGGCAGACTGCCCTGAATCTGGCCATTGACTGCGATAAGGCCGGTGTATGGGAGAAGTACGGTGTGCAGATTATTGGTGTCGATATTCGCGCCATCGAGACCACCGAAGACCGCGAGAAATTCCGGCTGCTGATGCTCGAACTGGGCGCAGGGGTCTGTAAAGGCCGCACGGCCCGGTCCTTCCTCGAAGGTAAGGAAATCGCGCAGGAGATTGGTTTTCCGCTCGTTATCAGACCATCGTTTACGCTCGGCGGCACCGGTGGCGGCTTTGTGAACACGCCGGAGGAATTCGACAAGGCATTGACTCACGGACTGCACGCTTCGCCGGTACATGAAGTACTCGTTGAGCAGAGCGTGATGGGCTGGAAAGAATACGAGCTGGAGCTCCTGCGAGACGGCAACGGCAACTTTATCATTGTCTGTTCCATTGAGAACTTCGACCCGATGGGCGTGCATACTGGCGACAGCATTACGGTAGCCCCAGCCATGACTCTGCCCGACACCCTCTACCAGCAGATGCGCGATCTGGCTATTCGGGTGATGACGGGGATTGGACAGTTTGCAGGCGGGTGCAACATTCAGTTTTCGGTAAATCCGCAAACTGATGATATAATTGTCATCGAAGTAAATCCCCGTGTGAGCCGGTCGTCGGCGCTGGCCTCAAAAGCAACGGGATACCCAATTGCCAAGATTGCCGCTAAAATGGCTATCGGCTATAACCTCGATGAGCTGACTAACCCCATTACGGGTACGACCTCGGCCTTCTTTGAGCCAGCCATCGACTACGTAATTGTAAAAGTGCCGCGCTGGAACTTCGACAAGTTTCCGGGCGCGGATCGTTCGCTGGGGCTGCAGATGAAATCGGTGGGCGAAGCTATGGGTATTGGCCGGAACTTCCAGGAAGCCCTGCAAAAAGCCTGTCAGTCACTCGAAATCCGGCGCAACGGCCTCGGTGCCGATGGCCGCGAACTGACCGACCGCACGGCGCTGACCAACAGTCTGCAGCACCCAAGCTGGAACCGGCTGTTTCATATCTACGATGCCTTTAAGGCGGGCATGTCGTTCCGCACGATTCAGCAACTGACCAAAATTGACCCCTGGTTCCTGCATCAGATCGAGGAGCTGATCGAACTAGAGCGCGAGATTGAACAGTACGATCTGGATGATCTGCCACCCGAGCTGCTCCGGACGGCCAAGCAGAAAGGCTATGCCGACCGCCAACTGGCTCACCTGCTGAGCGTAAAGGAAAGCAAGATATACGAGTATCGGCAGAAGCATAATATTCGGCGCGTTTATAAATGCGTGGATACCTGCGCAGCTGAGTTCGAAGCTCGCACACCTTATTATTACTCTACCTTCAATAGCGAGCCGCCCATCGCTACGGCTCCGGGGGTTCCTGTTTCCGATCTGCCCGGTAACGAATCGGTTCGGAGTAACCGGCCTAAAATTGTCGTGCTGGGTTCGGGGCCAAACCGCATCGGTCAGGGTATCGAGTTCGATTACTCCTGTGTGCATGGCGTTCTGGCCGCCAAGGAAGCCGGTTATGAAACCATCATGATCAACTGCAATCCGGAAACCGTTTCGACCGATCCGGACATTGCCGATAAACTCTACTTCGAGCCGGTGTTCTGGGAGCATGTGCATGCCATCATCATGCATGAGCAGCCAGTGGGCGTTATTGTGCAGCTAGGTGGACAGACGGCCCTCAAAATGGCCGAAAAGCTGACCCGCTACGGCGTGAAGATCATTGGTACAAGCTGGGAAGCCCTCGACCTGGCCGAAGATCGGGGCCATTTTTCGGCCCTGCTGCGCGATCTGGATATTCCATATCCAAAATTCGGAACCGTTCGGGAGGCTGAGGCCGCGCTGGAGCTATCGCGCGAACTGGGCTTTCCGCTGCTGGTACGCCCGAGTTACGTCCTGGGCGGGCAGAATATGAAAATCGTTATCAACGAGAACGAGCTGGAGCAGCACGTGATGAAGATTCTTCAGGACATTCCCGACAACAATATCTTGCTCGATCACTTCCTCGAAAATGCCATCGAGGCCGAGGCCGACGCTATCTGCGATGGCGAAGACGTACACATAATCGGCATCATGGAGCATATCGAACCGGCGGGTATTCACTCCGGCGATTCGTATGCAGTGCTGCCGCCCTTTGATCTCAGCGAGAACGTAATCCGGCAGATTGAAGAACACACCCGTAAGATTGCAGTGGCGCTCAAGACCGTTGGGTTGATTAACATCCAGTTCGCCATCAAGAACGAGGTTGTTTACATCATTGAAGCCAACCCGCGCGCCAGCCGGACGGTACCGTTTATCTGCAAAGCCTACCAGGAACCGTATGTCAACTACGCAACCAAAGTGATGCTGGGCGATAAGAAGGTTAAGGATTTTGACTTCAAGCCGGTTAAGAAAGGATATGCCATCAAGATTCCCGTGTTCTCGTTCAATAAATTCCCGAACGTAAACAAGGAGCTTGGTCCTGAGATGAAATCGACGGGCGAAGGTATCTACTTCATTGACGATTTAACTGACGATTTCTTTCAGAAGGTGTATAGCGAGCGGAATCTGTATCTGAGCCGGTAG
- a CDS encoding ferritin-like domain-containing protein, protein MERLPNDPMVSPQGLTGKASAAVGRRVFMRYLGATAAAGVALTACQNEIMDPVTARGAARAGDVVDLGDIGYNDAGVLNYAYALEQLEAAFYTQVIMMPYTGMNGYERSVLTDIRDHEIAHRDLFKAALGSAAIPGLTPNFSAINFRSRTSVLETARVFEAIGVSAYNGAGKLIKNADYLTLAGKIVSVEARHTAIISEMLNMMTASFAGDDIVNSTTGLGEARMPEEVLALVRPYIQETINGKNLPS, encoded by the coding sequence ATGGAAAGACTACCAAACGACCCGATGGTATCCCCGCAGGGCCTGACAGGTAAGGCGTCGGCCGCGGTTGGACGCCGTGTATTCATGCGCTATCTGGGTGCAACGGCTGCTGCTGGCGTGGCATTGACTGCCTGCCAAAACGAAATCATGGATCCGGTTACCGCTCGTGGGGCGGCTCGTGCCGGTGACGTGGTTGACCTCGGCGATATCGGATATAACGATGCCGGAGTTTTGAATTACGCCTATGCGCTGGAGCAACTGGAGGCTGCCTTCTATACGCAGGTGATCATGATGCCTTATACGGGTATGAATGGTTACGAGCGGTCAGTATTAACCGATATCCGCGATCATGAGATTGCACACCGCGATTTGTTTAAGGCTGCTCTGGGCAGCGCGGCTATTCCGGGCCTGACGCCAAACTTCAGCGCTATCAATTTCCGCAGCCGGACATCAGTTCTGGAAACGGCCCGCGTCTTTGAAGCCATTGGCGTATCGGCCTATAATGGCGCTGGCAAGCTGATCAAGAATGCCGATTACCTGACTCTGGCGGGTAAAATTGTTTCGGTCGAAGCGCGGCACACGGCTATTATCAGCGAAATGCTCAATATGATGACAGCCTCATTTGCCGGTGATGACATCGTAAACTCAACCACAGGTCTGGGAGAAGCACGTATGCCGGAAGAGGTTCTGGCGCTTGTAAGACCCTATATTCAGGAAACCATCAACGGTAAAAATCTGCCCAGTTAA
- a CDS encoding ferritin-like domain-containing protein has protein sequence MNLQNILNEIEKVDADVYERLDHVTRRHVFQNFLKKAVLGAAPVAFGAILNKSYAQTNIVNDVLNFALTLEYLEAEFYNRGVASGLLTGEALTTFRQIQKHENSHVAVLKSALGGAAVMKPNFDFTAKGTYPDVFSNYRTFLTLSQAFEDTGVRAYKGQAPNLMSAPAVLQVALQIHSVEAMHAAKVRYLAGMKGWITSSMGAPAAVYADDAVVMQAGVNVASLTGMAPDRVSEAFDEPLSKEQVLAIVTPFLA, from the coding sequence ATGAACTTACAAAACATACTGAACGAAATTGAAAAAGTTGACGCCGACGTATACGAGCGGCTCGACCATGTTACCCGCCGTCACGTTTTTCAGAACTTTCTGAAAAAGGCGGTTCTGGGGGCCGCTCCGGTAGCGTTTGGGGCAATCCTGAACAAATCTTACGCTCAGACAAACATTGTAAACGATGTTCTGAACTTTGCGCTGACGCTGGAATACCTCGAAGCCGAATTTTATAACCGGGGAGTAGCTTCGGGGCTGCTGACCGGCGAAGCACTGACTACGTTCCGGCAGATTCAGAAGCACGAAAATTCGCACGTGGCTGTCCTGAAAAGTGCTTTGGGGGGTGCCGCTGTCATGAAACCCAATTTTGACTTCACCGCCAAAGGAACCTACCCGGACGTATTTTCTAACTACCGGACGTTCCTGACGCTCTCGCAGGCGTTCGAAGATACCGGTGTTCGGGCTTATAAAGGCCAGGCACCCAATCTGATGTCGGCACCGGCGGTGTTGCAGGTGGCTCTGCAAATCCACTCGGTTGAAGCCATGCACGCGGCTAAAGTGCGGTATCTGGCAGGTATGAAAGGTTGGATTACCTCGTCAATGGGAGCACCGGCCGCAGTTTACGCGGATGATGCAGTCGTTATGCAGGCAGGTGTTAACGTCGCCAGTTTGACGGGTATGGCTCCTGACCGGGTTTCGGAAGCATTTGACGAGCCTCTGTCTAAAGAGCAGGTACTTGCCATTGTTACGCCGTTCCTGGCTTAA
- a CDS encoding ferritin-like domain-containing protein: protein MEKLHQDQTSAKQPLSVLPIEPVFSGRRMFMRYVGVATATGLVMSSCTDKILEPLAGPGGGSTAGARAGDVIDLGSGDIGVLNYAYALEQAELRFLELVNDMPYSGMSAKERQVFIDLRNQEITHRDFFKQVLGSYAIPTLTLDYSSVDFSNRRSVLETAKTFADLATAAYNGAGQLLTNATNLAISGIIVSVEARHAAVIRELISPGSADFAGNDVIDPATGLERALLPAQVLPQAARFVKEVLSPNNLPSPMA from the coding sequence ATGGAAAAACTACATCAAGACCAGACTTCGGCGAAACAGCCGCTGTCGGTGTTGCCCATTGAGCCGGTATTCTCTGGCCGTCGCATGTTTATGCGTTACGTTGGCGTAGCCACTGCCACCGGTTTAGTAATGAGTTCATGTACCGACAAAATCCTTGAACCTTTGGCCGGGCCCGGTGGGGGCTCTACGGCTGGCGCACGTGCCGGTGATGTTATTGATTTAGGCTCCGGCGACATTGGAGTGCTTAACTATGCGTATGCACTTGAGCAGGCCGAATTACGTTTCCTGGAACTTGTGAACGATATGCCATACAGTGGTATGTCGGCAAAGGAGCGGCAGGTCTTCATCGATCTGCGCAATCAGGAAATTACGCACCGCGACTTCTTCAAGCAGGTGCTGGGCAGCTACGCCATTCCGACCCTGACTCTGGATTACAGCAGCGTTGACTTCTCAAATCGCAGAAGCGTACTGGAAACGGCCAAAACGTTCGCCGATCTGGCAACAGCGGCTTATAACGGCGCTGGTCAGTTGCTCACGAATGCAACCAATCTGGCAATTTCGGGGATTATTGTATCCGTTGAGGCTCGTCACGCGGCCGTTATTCGCGAGTTGATTAGCCCGGGCAGCGCTGATTTTGCCGGTAATGATGTCATTGATCCGGCTACGGGTCTGGAACGGGCACTGCTACCTGCTCAGGTGCTGCCACAGGCCGCCCGCTTTGTTAAAGAAGTCCTTTCGCCGAACAATCTTCCATCCCCAATGGCTTAA
- a CDS encoding ABC transporter ATP-binding protein, whose amino-acid sequence MKTYFRLLSYAKPLGRFLTPFVLTSLLSSVFGVLNFTLLIPLLSILFDKVDASQMQIFLNQPAPAITSGPVDFFRYYFAQTFQQYGKVGALQFVCVVIVTSVLCSNLFKYLSVRQLESFKARMVARLREAVFSRTINLHLGFFSNERKGNLISRITTDVQEVENSIANTLSAASKEVFLLIGYIIALLSISVQLTLFAILVIPVSGGFIATLVRRMKRDAQAGQQRLSSLVSLLDETFGGMRVVKGFVAEGFILDKFRTENEGYRQAVRSLANRRELASPFSEVMGVAVVSGILLYGGSLVLSGQSDLTAAEFIAYIAIFSQVTRPAKDISNAFSGSQRGLASGERVLELIDTASTIEDKPGAVALPAFQNHISVQNVSFAYNADVPVLRDISFDLPKGKTIALVGSSGGGKSTIADLIPRFYDPTAGRILIDGLDLRDCTVASLRAQMGIVTQESILFNDTIFNNIAFGTPATEKQVMEAARIANAHDFIMAQPNGYQTTIGDRGGRLSGGQRQRISIARAILKNPPILILDEATSALDTESEKLVQEALTRLMTNRTTLVIAHRLSTIQHADEILVINQGRIVERGQHNELLTLDEGFYRKLSTMQGV is encoded by the coding sequence ATGAAAACGTATTTTCGCTTATTATCATACGCTAAACCCCTGGGTCGCTTCCTGACGCCGTTTGTGCTAACGTCGCTGCTGTCTAGTGTGTTTGGTGTGCTTAATTTCACCCTGCTCATTCCGCTGCTCAGCATTCTGTTCGACAAAGTGGATGCCAGCCAGATGCAGATATTTCTGAATCAGCCGGCACCCGCTATTACGTCTGGACCGGTCGATTTTTTTCGATACTACTTTGCCCAGACCTTCCAGCAATACGGTAAGGTGGGTGCACTTCAGTTCGTTTGCGTCGTTATTGTTACGTCGGTACTTTGCAGCAATCTGTTCAAATATCTATCCGTCCGGCAACTCGAGTCGTTCAAAGCCCGCATGGTGGCCCGTCTGCGCGAAGCTGTATTCAGTCGGACAATCAATCTGCACCTTGGCTTCTTTTCCAATGAACGGAAAGGTAATCTCATTTCCCGGATTACTACTGACGTTCAGGAAGTCGAGAATTCTATTGCCAATACGCTGTCGGCTGCGTCGAAGGAAGTGTTTTTGCTGATTGGCTACATTATCGCTCTGCTGAGTATCTCGGTTCAATTGACATTGTTTGCCATCCTGGTTATCCCGGTTTCGGGTGGGTTTATCGCTACGCTCGTTCGGCGCATGAAACGCGATGCACAGGCCGGGCAGCAGCGTCTGAGCAGTCTGGTCAGTTTACTGGACGAGACTTTCGGTGGAATGCGGGTTGTAAAGGGGTTCGTAGCCGAGGGATTCATTCTGGATAAATTCCGGACGGAAAACGAAGGATACCGCCAGGCTGTCCGGTCGCTGGCCAACCGGCGTGAGTTGGCGTCGCCGTTTTCGGAGGTTATGGGCGTAGCGGTCGTATCTGGGATTTTGCTGTACGGCGGCTCTCTGGTTCTCAGTGGACAGTCGGACCTGACGGCGGCCGAGTTCATTGCCTACATCGCCATCTTCTCGCAGGTAACCCGTCCGGCTAAAGACATTTCCAACGCCTTCAGCGGCTCGCAGCGGGGACTGGCTTCGGGCGAACGCGTACTCGAACTCATTGATACGGCATCTACCATTGAAGACAAACCCGGGGCAGTGGCGCTGCCTGCCTTTCAGAACCATATTTCGGTGCAGAACGTATCATTCGCCTATAACGCCGATGTACCGGTTCTCCGCGACATCAGCTTCGACCTACCAAAAGGCAAAACTATTGCCCTTGTCGGCTCGTCGGGTGGAGGTAAGTCCACCATTGCCGACCTGATTCCCCGGTTTTACGATCCAACCGCGGGCCGGATTTTGATTGATGGGCTCGACCTGCGCGACTGCACCGTGGCATCGCTGCGGGCGCAGATGGGTATTGTCACGCAGGAGAGTATTCTTTTCAACGATACGATCTTCAACAACATCGCTTTCGGTACACCAGCCACCGAAAAACAGGTTATGGAGGCCGCCCGGATTGCTAACGCCCACGATTTTATTATGGCTCAGCCGAATGGGTATCAGACGACCATTGGCGACCGGGGCGGGCGACTATCGGGCGGGCAGCGGCAACGGATCAGTATTGCCCGTGCTATTCTCAAAAATCCACCGATTCTGATTTTGGACGAAGCTACATCAGCGCTTGATACCGAATCCGAAAAACTGGTGCAGGAAGCCCTGACGCGCCTGATGACCAACCGCACCACACTTGTCATTGCGCATCGGCTCAGCACCATCCAGCATGCCGACGAAATTCTGGTTATTAATCAGGGCCGCATTGTTGAACGTGGTCAACACAATGAACTCCTGACGCTGGACGAAGGCTTTTATCGTAAGTTAAGCACGATGCAGGGCGTTTAA
- a CDS encoding glycosyltransferase family 4 protein gives MPTLFIDAERLRDLNSGLGQVCLHLGHELVSQCPPEWTLTVLVPKGQIGVFGDSVNYIEASWLRKLWINGRYDVWHCLHQDTTYLPKNRAAKLVLTIHDLNFLTRPDYSDAKKTRRLASLQRKVNQASGLTAISEYTASVVRQHLNIPANQSIHVIPNGVIASGTALAEEAQRPAFLGESEMPYFLFVGVIHPKKNVHTLLPLLEAFPDYRLILAGPDGHPYAQHIRQQAQSLGIADRLLMPGAVDEPAKWWLYAHCEAFLFPSLSEGFGLPVAEAMSLGKPIFISNLTSLPEVGGQEAYYFDSFEPEAMAQTLYDGLRDFGQNPLRQERMRKRAAGFSWPNVAEAYWKLYEELADRAKRSK, from the coding sequence ATGCCCACACTTTTTATCGACGCCGAACGTCTGCGCGATCTCAATAGCGGTTTGGGGCAGGTATGCCTGCACCTCGGTCACGAACTGGTCAGTCAGTGCCCGCCCGAGTGGACCCTGACGGTATTGGTTCCGAAAGGACAGATTGGCGTTTTTGGTGATTCGGTCAATTACATTGAGGCATCGTGGCTGCGAAAACTGTGGATAAACGGGCGATACGATGTCTGGCATTGTCTGCATCAGGATACGACCTATCTGCCAAAGAACAGGGCCGCCAAACTGGTGCTAACGATTCATGACCTTAATTTTCTGACTCGCCCTGATTACTCAGATGCAAAGAAAACCCGCCGGCTGGCCAGCTTGCAGCGTAAAGTTAACCAAGCCTCTGGGCTGACAGCTATTTCGGAATACACGGCTTCGGTGGTGCGTCAACACCTGAACATTCCGGCTAACCAGAGTATTCACGTAATTCCGAATGGGGTGATCGCGAGCGGTACCGCTTTGGCTGAGGAGGCTCAGCGCCCTGCGTTTCTGGGCGAAAGTGAAATGCCTTATTTTCTGTTTGTGGGCGTTATTCACCCTAAAAAGAATGTTCATACCCTGCTGCCATTGCTGGAAGCGTTTCCTGATTATCGACTGATTTTAGCTGGTCCCGACGGCCACCCTTACGCGCAGCACATTCGTCAGCAGGCACAGAGTCTCGGTATTGCCGACCGGCTGCTGATGCCCGGCGCCGTGGACGAGCCCGCAAAGTGGTGGCTCTACGCCCATTGCGAAGCGTTTCTGTTTCCGTCGCTGTCCGAAGGTTTCGGCCTTCCGGTAGCCGAAGCGATGAGTTTAGGTAAGCCAATTTTCATTTCTAACCTCACGAGCTTGCCCGAAGTAGGTGGTCAGGAAGCGTATTATTTTGACAGTTTTGAGCCCGAAGCCATGGCGCAGACGCTTTACGATGGCCTGCGCGACTTTGGGCAAAACCCGTTGCGGCAGGAGCGGATGAGGAAGCGGGCCGCTGGTTTTAGCTGGCCGAACGTGGCAGAAGCGTACTGGAAACTGTATGAAGAGCTGGCAGATAGAGCAAAAAGGTCAAAGTAG